A genomic window from Providencia alcalifaciens includes:
- a CDS encoding acyltransferase family protein: MISNTLFQRFAPIEPAVSEQLDMLRGFCTAVVLFGHAYLVFLYPIWPAVMLPLYLFGHSCVMAFFALSGFLICKSVSYNINKNQTFKIKPYLISRSNRILPPFYLGCVVLIILYLIAPYFFANGTREITIISNTMTQAKMALSVEGLVGVLLFINGFITETPPSNFAFWSLPFEVWFYALFGLLMLPGNRISCMIGVTLLILLSLLNYTFFLYALIWCSGVIAALLHNHQYNIKRSQLILSFSLISGLLMLLAIVGYLYFPVTFDKQKYLLALYGTLCGISFCYLFYLMSFHRVRFYLPGKQLTPSSYTIYILHFPLLIFTYGIIQPYVYKNTWLLLGSTFFIATSILFIGLWIGRYIEKLKPFS; the protein is encoded by the coding sequence ATGATTTCCAATACCTTATTTCAACGATTTGCGCCAATTGAACCTGCGGTTTCCGAACAGCTAGATATGTTACGAGGGTTTTGCACCGCAGTGGTGCTGTTTGGACATGCATATTTAGTCTTTTTATATCCAATCTGGCCTGCCGTGATGCTGCCTCTGTACCTATTTGGTCATTCATGTGTGATGGCTTTTTTTGCTCTGAGCGGCTTTCTGATTTGCAAATCAGTTAGTTATAATATTAATAAAAATCAAACATTTAAAATAAAACCTTATCTCATTTCTCGCTCAAATCGTATTTTACCGCCTTTCTACCTTGGGTGCGTGGTGCTGATAATCCTCTATCTGATTGCACCTTACTTTTTTGCCAATGGAACCCGTGAAATAACAATTATTAGCAATACCATGACTCAAGCAAAAATGGCGCTAAGTGTTGAAGGGCTCGTGGGCGTATTGCTATTTATTAACGGGTTTATTACTGAGACGCCGCCGAGTAACTTTGCATTTTGGTCATTGCCCTTCGAAGTTTGGTTCTATGCGCTATTTGGTTTATTGATGCTGCCTGGTAATCGTATCAGCTGTATGATTGGAGTCACATTACTCATCCTACTCAGCTTGCTGAATTATACTTTTTTTCTGTATGCCTTGATTTGGTGTAGTGGCGTCATTGCGGCGTTGCTACATAATCATCAATACAACATTAAACGTAGCCAGTTAATTCTTAGCTTTAGTCTGATATCCGGATTATTGATGTTACTTGCTATCGTTGGATATCTCTATTTTCCAGTCACTTTTGATAAACAAAAATATTTATTAGCGCTCTATGGCACCCTATGCGGGATCAGTTTTTGTTATCTGTTTTATTTAATGAGCTTTCACCGAGTTCGTTTTTATCTACCGGGCAAGCAGCTCACGCCAAGCTCTTACACTATCTATATTCTGCATTTTCCATTGTTGATATTTACCTATGGCATTATTCAGCCTTATGTTTATAAGAACACCTGGCTCCTGCTCGGTAGCACCTTTTTCATTGCGACCAGTATTCTGTTTATTGGGCTGTGGATTGGGCGCTATATTGAGAAATTAAAGCCGTTTTCTTGA